A single genomic interval of Bacillus smithii harbors:
- a CDS encoding APC family permease, whose amino-acid sequence MSQQELKKEIGFLAALTTVIGTVIGAGVFFKPTAVYGATGTASLGLLAWLIGGVLTICAGLTAAELSAAIPETGGMMAYLKRTYGNLTAFLLGWAQTIIYFPANIAALAIIFGTQTVSLFGFHANEHRMMIVGIAILTATFITLMNFLGAKAAGGIQTVFTICKLLPLALISIFGLLHEGNVSFQLFPIEAGQDKAFISALGSGLLATMFAYDGWIHVGNIAGEMKNPKKDLPKAIIVGLSSVTIVYLLINIAFLLVMPATALAGTDTPASNVANVLFGTMGGKLVSIGILISVFGSINGYTMTGMRIPYAMALEDQLPFSKWFATLSNKTRIPYNSGIFILLVAVMMMLIGGFNTLTDMLVFVIWIFYTMTFLAVIILRKKKPNLVRPYKVPLYPVIPIIAIIGGLFIVINTLFTQTILALCGLGLTALGLPIYMRNKSLNKIKNN is encoded by the coding sequence TTGTCACAACAGGAGCTAAAAAAAGAAATTGGTTTCTTGGCTGCTTTAACTACAGTTATTGGTACTGTAATTGGAGCCGGTGTTTTTTTTAAGCCAACTGCAGTATATGGTGCCACCGGGACAGCAAGTTTAGGGCTGCTTGCATGGCTGATTGGAGGAGTGTTAACTATTTGTGCAGGATTAACGGCAGCTGAATTATCGGCAGCCATTCCGGAAACAGGCGGCATGATGGCCTATTTAAAGCGTACATATGGCAATTTAACGGCATTTTTATTGGGGTGGGCACAAACGATTATTTACTTTCCAGCCAACATTGCTGCACTTGCGATTATTTTCGGGACCCAAACGGTTAGTCTGTTTGGATTCCATGCGAATGAACATAGAATGATGATTGTGGGAATAGCAATTCTTACAGCTACCTTTATCACCCTTATGAACTTTTTAGGTGCGAAAGCTGCTGGGGGCATTCAGACTGTTTTTACTATATGTAAATTACTTCCTTTAGCTCTTATTTCTATTTTTGGATTGCTGCACGAAGGGAATGTATCTTTTCAACTTTTCCCGATTGAAGCAGGACAAGATAAAGCTTTTATATCGGCCCTTGGTTCTGGTTTGCTGGCAACCATGTTTGCCTATGATGGATGGATTCATGTAGGGAATATCGCTGGAGAAATGAAAAATCCCAAGAAAGATTTGCCTAAAGCAATTATAGTAGGGCTGTCGAGCGTTACGATCGTTTATTTATTAATTAATATTGCATTCCTCTTAGTTATGCCGGCAACAGCTCTAGCAGGGACTGATACGCCTGCGTCTAATGTAGCAAACGTTCTTTTTGGTACGATGGGTGGAAAATTGGTTAGCATCGGTATCTTAATTTCGGTATTTGGCAGCATTAATGGATATACGATGACCGGAATGAGAATCCCTTATGCAATGGCATTAGAAGATCAATTGCCTTTTAGCAAATGGTTTGCTACGTTATCAAATAAAACGCGAATTCCATATAATTCTGGAATATTCATCTTGTTGGTTGCGGTCATGATGATGCTAATAGGTGGATTTAATACGTTAACGGATATGTTAGTGTTTGTGATTTGGATATTCTATACGATGACTTTTCTTGCTGTCATCATTTTGCGCAAAAAAAAACCGAATCTTGTGCGGCCTTACAAGGTGCCGTTATATCCTGTCATCCCTATCATAGCGATTATTGGCGGGTTATTTATCGTGATCAACACCTTATTCACACAAACGATCCTAGCGTTATGTGGTCTCGGTTTAACTGCTTTAGGTCTTCCAATTTATATGCGTAATAAATCATTAAACAAAATTAAAAATAATTAA
- a CDS encoding GNAT family N-acetyltransferase: MLSDITVRDAEFSDLPAIVEIYNSTIPSRMVTADLEPVSVQSKTQWFKEHSPSSRPLWVIDHQGKIGGWLSFQSFYGRPAYHSTAEISIYLHPDFRGKGLGKYMLQKAIDACPRLQIKTLLAFIFGHNKPSLQLFSHFEFEKWAHLPNVAELDGVERDLIILGKRVTS; the protein is encoded by the coding sequence ATGTTATCAGATATTACCGTGAGAGATGCCGAATTCAGCGATTTGCCTGCCATTGTAGAGATATACAACTCTACCATTCCAAGCAGAATGGTAACGGCTGATTTAGAACCTGTTTCTGTTCAAAGCAAAACACAGTGGTTTAAAGAGCACTCTCCTTCTTCCAGACCTTTATGGGTAATAGACCATCAAGGAAAAATAGGCGGATGGTTGAGCTTTCAATCGTTTTATGGAAGACCGGCTTATCACTCGACAGCAGAAATCAGCATTTATCTTCACCCGGATTTCAGAGGAAAAGGACTTGGAAAATATATGCTCCAAAAAGCAATAGATGCTTGCCCAAGACTTCAAATAAAAACCTTGCTTGCGTTTATATTTGGACATAACAAGCCGAGCCTTCAACTTTTTTCACATTTTGAATTTGAAAAATGGGCCCACCTGCCAAACGTCGCGGAATTAGACGGCGTTGAAAGAGATTTAATCATTCTTGGGAAAAGAGTCACTTCATGA
- a CDS encoding DUF4440 domain-containing protein, protein MENKSALKKHLCQLEQMLLKPEIRSTDDFFESGNPGNIWHKKDCVDEGGLSIRKMTLYDFEINPLSEDVVLTTFRVKDDTRMQDTLRSSIWKFRDGRWQMFFHQGTLIKS, encoded by the coding sequence ATAGAAAACAAATCCGCTTTAAAAAAGCATTTATGTCAATTAGAACAAATGTTGTTAAAACCGGAAATTCGTTCAACTGACGATTTTTTTGAATCCGGAAATCCAGGGAATATTTGGCATAAAAAGGATTGTGTCGATGAGGGCGGACTTAGTATAAGGAAAATGACTCTTTATGATTTTGAGATAAATCCTTTATCAGAAGATGTAGTATTAACGACATTTCGTGTAAAAGATGATACAAGAATGCAAGATACTTTACGCAGCTCGATTTGGAAATTTCGTGATGGAAGATGGCAAATGTTTTTCCATCAAGGAACGTTAATAAAATCGTAA
- a CDS encoding ISLre2 family transposase codes for MQKNNTVYPNLKQIEQLVWRQLQETFSKVMKTLLEDMDKQIAEERNKKRYRLLDKRITTIISLFGEIKVKRNYYRDREKGEYVYLLDRSLEFEGTGSFSPLIEEAALELAITGPSYRKAEHTLETLLGYRVISHEAIRQHLLQIESIPKERQPVNYPVLFVEVDGLYVKRQGKGKRGKEEKIAAVHQGWEINGKRVSLKDKRHFIHRGNQPFWEAFEDFLIENFEYDPTVHKLVINGDGAGWITACRDHFKGRAFFSIDRFHVARDIRSLFRKHPRYRQMQKALASYDSQKLLTELNSAVGTLETEDQEERLDQLIRQLEKYPEALGDYRKWLQEQGIDTKGMRPMGSAEGTMSVFAKRLKNGRSWVEKGVSAMITGLVAFLDNLALKTLFGKVERWTETKEEKNPPKHYVEKVTSTIGEVTRDNLLYLKGKANIPVYKTLKELAGF; via the coding sequence ATGCAAAAGAATAACACAGTATATCCAAATTTAAAACAGATTGAGCAATTAGTTTGGAGGCAATTACAGGAAACCTTCTCAAAGGTCATGAAAACACTATTAGAGGACATGGACAAGCAGATTGCTGAAGAACGAAATAAAAAGCGTTATCGTCTACTCGATAAGCGTATCACCACTATTATCAGTCTTTTTGGAGAAATAAAGGTGAAACGGAACTACTACCGAGACAGGGAGAAAGGTGAATATGTCTATCTGCTTGATCGCTCTTTGGAATTCGAAGGGACCGGCTCCTTTAGTCCGCTGATAGAAGAAGCGGCTCTAGAGCTTGCCATTACAGGGCCATCCTATCGAAAGGCAGAACACACGCTTGAAACACTTTTAGGATACCGAGTGATTAGTCACGAAGCTATACGTCAACACCTGTTACAGATTGAAAGTATCCCAAAAGAGCGACAGCCTGTAAACTATCCTGTCCTATTCGTGGAAGTGGACGGCCTATATGTGAAACGTCAAGGAAAAGGAAAACGGGGCAAGGAAGAAAAAATTGCAGCGGTTCATCAGGGCTGGGAAATCAACGGAAAACGAGTAAGTTTGAAAGACAAACGCCATTTTATTCACCGTGGGAACCAGCCATTTTGGGAGGCGTTTGAGGATTTTCTCATTGAAAACTTCGAGTATGACCCAACTGTCCATAAGCTAGTAATAAACGGGGATGGTGCCGGATGGATTACAGCCTGTCGAGACCATTTTAAAGGCAGGGCATTCTTTTCAATTGACCGTTTCCACGTGGCAAGGGATATTCGCAGCTTATTCCGTAAGCATCCTCGCTATCGCCAAATGCAAAAGGCACTAGCGTCCTATGACAGTCAGAAACTACTTACGGAATTAAACAGTGCTGTTGGAACACTAGAGACAGAGGATCAGGAAGAACGTCTTGACCAATTGATTCGTCAACTAGAAAAATATCCTGAAGCCCTCGGGGATTACCGGAAGTGGCTCCAAGAACAAGGTATTGACACCAAAGGAATGCGTCCAATGGGAAGTGCCGAGGGAACGATGAGTGTCTTCGCAAAAAGGCTCAAAAATGGACGTAGCTGGGTAGAAAAAGGCGTAAGTGCCATGATTACTGGATTGGTGGCTTTCCTAGACAATCTGGCATTGAAAACATTATTTGGGAAAGTCGAAAGATGGACAGAAACCAAGGAGGAAAAGAATCCACCAAAACATTACGTAGAAAAGGTGACAAGTACAATTGGTGAAGTCACAAGAGACAATCTCCTATACCTAAAAGGTAAGGCAAATATTCCAGTGTACAAGACTTTAAAGGAGTTGGCCGGATTTTAA
- the queG gene encoding tRNA epoxyqueuosine(34) reductase QueG has product MDYNQLKQDIIAYSKQIGIDKIGFASAEPFTELKNRLIRQQELQFQSGFEEPDIDKRTNPALIFDQPRSIIAIALAYPSKMKETPKGKKGLRRGTFCKASWGLDYHVILRNRLKQLEEFIRSKVPEARMKSMVDTGELSDRAVAERAGIGWSGKNCSIITPEFGSYVYLGEMITNLPFEPDQPLESRCGTCTKCLDACPTGALVQGGQLNAKKCIAFLTQTKDFLPDEYRDKIGNRLYGCDTCQTVCPENKGIDFHLHEEMEPDPETAKPLLEPLLDISNKEFKEKFGMVSGSWRGKKPIQRNAIIALAHFKEETAIPSLVEVLQKDVRPVIRGTAAWAIGKIGGDQAKSALLEAKQTETDPDVLKEIEKGLQYFSS; this is encoded by the coding sequence ATGGATTATAATCAATTAAAACAGGATATTATTGCCTATAGCAAACAGATAGGCATCGATAAAATAGGTTTTGCTTCTGCAGAGCCTTTTACCGAATTGAAAAATCGTCTGATCCGTCAGCAGGAGCTTCAATTCCAATCGGGATTTGAGGAGCCTGATATCGATAAACGCACTAATCCCGCCTTGATATTTGACCAGCCACGATCCATTATCGCGATTGCGTTGGCTTATCCATCAAAAATGAAAGAAACGCCAAAAGGAAAAAAGGGGCTTCGACGCGGAACTTTTTGTAAGGCCTCTTGGGGATTGGATTACCATGTGATTTTAAGAAATCGCCTCAAACAATTGGAGGAATTTATCCGTTCCAAAGTTCCAGAAGCCAGGATGAAATCGATGGTCGATACGGGCGAATTATCCGATCGTGCTGTAGCGGAAAGAGCGGGCATCGGCTGGAGCGGGAAAAATTGTTCGATTATCACCCCGGAATTTGGTTCTTACGTTTATTTGGGAGAGATGATTACCAATTTGCCTTTTGAGCCGGATCAGCCGTTGGAAAGCCGCTGCGGTACATGTACAAAATGTTTGGACGCTTGTCCGACGGGGGCGTTGGTTCAAGGAGGACAGTTAAACGCTAAAAAGTGTATCGCTTTTCTTACACAAACAAAGGATTTTCTTCCGGATGAATATCGAGATAAAATCGGCAACCGCTTATACGGCTGTGATACATGTCAAACCGTCTGCCCTGAAAATAAAGGGATTGATTTTCATTTGCACGAAGAAATGGAACCGGATCCTGAAACAGCAAAACCATTGCTTGAACCGTTGCTTGACATCAGCAATAAAGAATTTAAAGAGAAATTTGGCATGGTTTCCGGCTCGTGGAGAGGGAAAAAGCCAATCCAGCGGAATGCCATCATTGCCCTTGCCCATTTTAAAGAAGAAACTGCCATTCCTTCTTTAGTGGAAGTTTTGCAAAAAGACGTTCGTCCTGTGATACGGGGGACCGCAGCTTGGGCGATTGGAAAAATAGGCGGCGATCAAGCAAAGTCAGCGCTTTTGGAAGCGAAACAAACGGAAACGGATCCCGATGTTTTGAAAGAAATCGAGAAAGGGCTGCAATATTTTTCTTCCTAA
- a CDS encoding amidase domain-containing protein: protein MESQLQKLLQNRLEQVVENEQRNVSDEKWERKRELLERRNAKILKVKGKGQIVHKTDREVFYTLHFQYLIKQNRFFYMEEEIEHRKAIFLEQTVIKDEEIIPSWDTERYSIEPIEEMEDAAERAGFEYNRLKAVQYAERWWNSYNPAYKKFHVDCTNFISQCLKAGGAPMRGYPNRGQGWWMQNGSWSYSWSVAHSFRMYLGRSKTGLKANEVRNAAELQLGDVICYDFQGDGRFDHTTIVTAKDDYGMPLVNAHTSNSRMRYWSYEDSTAYTPNIQYKFFAINDQS from the coding sequence ATGGAATCACAGCTTCAAAAACTTTTGCAAAATCGATTGGAACAAGTTGTTGAAAATGAACAGAGGAATGTTTCCGATGAAAAATGGGAAAGAAAAAGGGAGCTTTTGGAACGACGGAATGCGAAAATCTTAAAAGTGAAAGGAAAAGGACAGATTGTCCATAAAACAGATCGTGAAGTGTTTTACACTCTTCATTTTCAATATTTGATTAAACAAAATCGTTTTTTTTATATGGAAGAAGAAATAGAACATCGAAAAGCTATTTTTTTGGAACAAACTGTGATCAAGGATGAAGAAATCATTCCCTCCTGGGATACCGAAAGATATTCGATTGAGCCGATAGAGGAAATGGAGGACGCGGCAGAGCGGGCGGGATTTGAATATAATCGGCTAAAAGCGGTTCAATATGCGGAAAGATGGTGGAATAGCTATAATCCCGCTTACAAAAAGTTTCATGTCGATTGTACTAATTTTATTTCGCAATGTTTAAAAGCCGGCGGCGCACCGATGAGAGGATATCCGAATCGGGGCCAAGGCTGGTGGATGCAAAATGGTTCGTGGAGTTACAGTTGGTCGGTCGCCCATTCGTTTCGAATGTATTTAGGCCGATCCAAGACGGGGCTAAAAGCGAATGAAGTCCGCAATGCCGCTGAATTGCAGCTGGGAGATGTGATTTGCTACGATTTTCAAGGAGATGGACGGTTTGATCATACGACCATTGTCACCGCTAAAGACGACTATGGAATGCCTTTAGTCAATGCTCATACTTCCAATAGCCGCATGAGATATTGGAGCTATGAAGATTCAACGGCTTACACTCCCAACATTCAATATAAGTTTTTTGCCATAAACGATCAAAGTTGA
- the trmL gene encoding tRNA (uridine(34)/cytosine(34)/5-carboxymethylaminomethyluridine(34)-2'-O)-methyltransferase TrmL translates to MANHVVLYQPEIPANTGNISRTCAATDTTLHLIRPLGFSTEDKMLKRAGLDYWKYVNIIYYDSLDEFFEKNPDGEYYYITKFGEQYYNSFDFSDTSKNHYFIFGKETTGLPKELLAANKERCLRIPMNDKVRALNLSNTAAILVYEALRQQQFPHLT, encoded by the coding sequence GTGGCAAATCATGTAGTATTGTATCAACCAGAAATTCCTGCGAATACAGGAAATATTTCCAGAACTTGCGCGGCTACGGACACAACACTCCATTTAATCCGCCCGCTTGGTTTTTCAACGGAAGACAAAATGTTAAAAAGGGCCGGACTTGATTATTGGAAATATGTCAATATCATTTATTATGATTCACTCGATGAATTTTTTGAGAAAAATCCGGATGGAGAATATTATTATATAACGAAATTCGGCGAGCAATATTATAATTCGTTTGATTTTAGCGATACGAGCAAAAATCATTATTTTATCTTTGGAAAAGAAACGACCGGTTTACCGAAAGAATTGCTGGCAGCCAACAAAGAGCGTTGCTTGAGGATTCCTATGAACGATAAAGTAAGAGCTCTTAATTTATCGAATACGGCGGCTATTTTAGTATATGAAGCGTTAAGACAACAGCAATTTCCTCATTTAACATAA
- the nfsA gene encoding oxygen-insensitive NADPH nitroreductase: MNTTIETILAHRSVRKFKKQPLTTEQIETIVRCAQSASTSSFIQAYTIIGVTDTEKKQKLAELSGNQSYVAENGHFFVFCADLYRHEVIGEIEGGDVIPSLESTEKFMVSLIDTALAAQNAVIAAESMGLGICYIGGLRNRLEEVKALLQIPERVIPLFGLAVGYPDQETDKKPRLPLHHVYQENLYNSDKEKIQKDLEEYNRVVADYYKERTGGVRKDTWTGQMSNMLSRRVRMYMKEFVEKQKMDLR; this comes from the coding sequence TTGAATACCACTATTGAAACGATCTTGGCTCATCGGTCTGTAAGAAAGTTTAAGAAGCAGCCGCTCACTACGGAACAGATCGAAACGATTGTTCGTTGCGCTCAGTCAGCTTCTACTTCCAGTTTCATTCAGGCGTATACGATTATTGGGGTTACGGACACGGAGAAAAAACAAAAGTTGGCGGAACTGTCTGGGAATCAGTCTTATGTAGCGGAAAATGGCCATTTTTTTGTATTTTGCGCCGATCTTTATCGCCATGAGGTTATTGGTGAAATCGAAGGAGGAGACGTCATTCCTTCGCTTGAAAGCACTGAGAAATTTATGGTCAGTTTAATAGACACGGCATTAGCGGCGCAAAACGCTGTGATTGCCGCAGAATCAATGGGCTTAGGCATTTGTTATATCGGCGGACTCCGCAACCGTCTCGAAGAAGTGAAAGCGCTTTTGCAAATTCCTGAAAGGGTGATACCGTTATTTGGATTGGCCGTTGGCTATCCGGATCAGGAAACGGATAAAAAGCCGCGTCTTCCGCTTCATCACGTTTACCAAGAAAATCTTTACAACAGCGATAAAGAAAAGATCCAAAAAGATTTAGAAGAATATAACAGAGTAGTTGCCGACTATTATAAAGAAAGAACGGGAGGGGTTCGAAAAGATACTTGGACGGGCCAAATGTCCAATATGCTTTCCAGAAGAGTCAGAATGTATATGAAAGAATTTGTGGAAAAACAAAAAATGGATTTGCGCTAG